In the Panthera leo isolate Ple1 chromosome D3, P.leo_Ple1_pat1.1, whole genome shotgun sequence genome, agccctatgttgggtgtagagattacttaaaaacaaatgtaaaaaaacacacttgaaagaagaaataaaaataattcaatggaGCTTACCATGGTTTAGAGCAGCAATGTCCATATTCTTCTGGAGTTTTGGGGTCTGAGGTCATCTGCTGCTGACCTAGAGCCACTTGAACATCTAAAGTCCAATCAGGGGTCTAAGCTGGCTGACCACCttcctggccccagccctgccccttctACTGGATCTTCACTCATTCTGGGATTCCCCTCTGGTAGCTGGGACAGTCCACCAGGGAACTGGaaccactgtctctgcccctggaaACTTAAGActatcttttccttcctcctccctttacCCTAAACAGGAATCAGGAGCAGTGTGCAGTAGAGAGCCCTTGTCTTGCCCTAGCACGACTCTGCTGCTCCAACAGGTGGTCCTGGGCCCAAGCCAGACCTCCCTTCATCCAGGCCACCAGGTCCCTGTCCCTATCTACATATCCACTGCTTCCTGAACAGGCTAACTCAGGCCAACACTGCCCAAAAGGATGTTGACCCTAGGGTGCTGGTTCCCTGGTCCACAGCCCAACCCCAGGATGCACACACATGGCCAAGTGAGATTCCAGCCCCTGGGGCCATTTCACCTGAAACCCGCCCTTAGGACAATAGTGGGCAGATGGCTCATCCCAGCTCCCACCCTCCTACGTCTTGCAAGTGCTGGACACAGGAAAGCAGTGTGTCATTTAGCAGAAGAGAACAGGCACAGAACACAGAGGCCCCATACAAGATAGTTTTCAATCAAGCTTTTAATGAAAAGATCATAAAATAACAGTTTCTCATCACTGTACATTAAGACTGCACGCTTCTGAATGGAGAGATCAGTCGTCGGTGAATTGCTTTTTCTATGACACTTGTGGGCTGCGTACCTGCAGCTCTGACCTGAATTTATCCAAACTCTCAAAGGAAGTGAACTCGATGCGAAGACGGATAGCGGCGGTGGCCAGTACAGGAGTGCGATCacggtgcccctcccccttccggGAAGGAAATAAGAGTAGGACGTGATCCCGCTTCTCCGATTAAACAAAACGGCTATaaccccatccctccccctccccctcgaGGTATTTGCGAATGGGCGGGTGCCCAACCTGGGGTCCcccaaggggggagggggaaaacaaGTGATGGGTGGGATACAGAGAGGCTCCCCTCAGCACCTGGCCCCACGGGGCCCCACCAAGTGGAGGGGGGGAGCCCTGGGGAACCTCCCTGCCCCAAGTGAGGTCTGTTATGCAGCATTTTTGAGGTCAATAAATTACAGCAATAAATAGCAAGGTGAGGTAGGGGGAGGGGTTCCCggtagaaaaattaaagtggGTGACTGAAGCTGGCGGGGGAGAGGGGTCCTAGGAAGGGGGGCCTGGGCAGCCTCCATTCCCACAGCGAACCTCCACCCCCTGATCTGGAATGTCACACTGAGGCTGAGTAGGTCCCTCTCTCCATCCTAGCACTCCTGGCATCAGTTCACAGGTTCAGTAATGTCTGCCCCAACGTGACTCTGGCGAAGAGCAAGGGCCTTGGTCCCTTCTAGGGGTACAACAGGGCTGAGATCCCTGGTCTGTTCTCTGGAGGCCCGGTGCCTCTGCTTTCCTCCCCAAGCCAAGGGGGTGGACGGATGCAGCCCCCCCCCTCTTCCCTGAGCCCTGCCCTCCTGGCTGCCCAGGCCTCCCCCACTCAGGACGGCTGTGGGGAGGGCGGTAGGGTCTGCCTGCCCAGCCAGCCCGGCCCAGATCGCACTCCTGCACGCGGTCCAGTCCAGTGAATActgacggggtgggggtggtagcATAGCGGGGCAGCCCAGCGCCCCCGAGTGGTGACGAACGGGAAATACACACACAAGGCTGCGTGAGGTTCCAAGTCAGTCTGGGTCCGAATTGTTCATTTCACAGGCTGAGGTGTATGGCTATGCTGCGAGTCTCTGAGATTCTTCTTTGCTTAAAGgttcatcttctcttttttaccttttttgcaATCCTGGAGGAGCCCTTGCGATGGCTCGGTCTGGTGGGAGCGAGCGGTGGCGGAGCCGGCCGCTCACTCGCCCCAAGtctgagaaataaatacattcatcACTGCACAAACATATTGATACAAAAACAACACTGTTCAGAGTGTTTGCACCGTCTGTGTTGGTAAGGACCAGCCCAGGAAGCACCCCCCCAACTGCCGGGGGTGGGAGtgtcccctgggggtggggacccACTGGAGTTAACGGAGCTGTGCAAAGATCCCGGCTTTTTGGCTTGAGAGGGACCCTCACATCAACCCACCACGAGGGTCACGGGCAGAGTGGGGGACCCTCCATCCTGGGGCCCAAGCCCAGACTCGGGTCCTGTGGCCAGAGTTGACGGCCACCCCCTGCTGTGCCAGCTAGCCAGGACCTCTGAGGTCTGGCCAGGAGGCCTGGGGGGCAGTCAGCATCGGCCCAAGCTCTTTGGTGCCAGCTGGGCTTTGAGAGGCCtcaggctgggaaggagggctCAGGTGAATCTGGGGGGCCTCCAGGCCTGCCCCTCTGCCCGTGAGCCAACTCAGAAGGGCCTCCAGCAGAAGGTGGGGATTCACTGGGACTGGCCTTACAGCTGCTGAGGTCTGAAACTGTAAAAGTTTATGTAAACAATGAGATAAATatattagtatctttttttttttctgagcccaTTGAGGTTCCATACTCATTCAAAATGtgctttggtttaaaaaataggttttgtGAATTTGGgtatgagctttttttttttttttttttttttgtttgtttgtttatcctcTCTTTCCTACATGACATctgctattttctgtttcctgtttctcCGAAACATTCAGGAATTAAGTGACTAAAGCAGAGAACTGTAAGCCGCCCTTGGCCTCCAACGGCCTAATTTCCTTGTGAGGCTCTTAACACATTTCCACGCACACATTCGCAAGCACACACTCCAcatgaaatcaaaggaaaaagaaaacaaaaccaagtgttGTGTtagtcccaccccaccccacaaacCCTTAAAATCTTAAATAGGAAACTagtgttttgctttcttgttaaaatacagaaaaggctCGATACAATACTCAGGTGGGTACAATACTATGTCGCACGAACGTCGTTGAGTGAGGGGCCTTTGCGCCCAGTCCCTGAAGCTCTGCAAATGAATTACCTACTCTCACGGGTCACCTCATGGATGCGGCTGCCCACGGCCCGAGAGGCCACACACAGGCCAGGCGCACATAAAATTCCCGTGTGGTACAGACTTTGTGTCGTGTGGCTTAAGTGCTGACGGAGTGGGGTGGGGTCGGGAGGGCAGAGGGGCCTGGAAAGCACCGTGCCTCCTCACCTGACTTGTGGGATCACAAGACCCTAGGTCTAGTGCTCTGTTTCCCACCCATAGGGAAGAAGATCCAgcttggggctgggggtgccTTGAGATGGGCTCAGCCAGAAGCCCTCACTTGCAAAACACACCCTTCACCATTCGGGTCCCTGAACTCAGGCTGTTTTCAGCTGGAGGGTCTCtggaggggtgagggtggaggatGACTCTGGAATTTTTTGGTCTGAACgtaaagtagaaaggaaaaaaaaagaaaagcatgaagcaaaatgaagataaagctGCTGGCCTAATCCTGTGGCTCCAGTCAGCTGAGGACAGTGGGACCAACCACGGCGACCTTGGTCTGGCCTTGTGAGCCCGACTCCCAGCCCATGGAGGGGTCCTGTGGCTGGTAGAGAAACCCCAAGGTGAGGGTTGAGGGGTAAAGGGTGGGACTCCAGACAGAGCTGAGCCAATGGGTGGCAGCCAGCCTCTTGCCAGAGCAGCCAGGACTGCTCAGAGAAGGTGCCAAAGCAGGGTAggtcccctctccctgtcccccaggaGGGTATATACATCACTTTGGCCAGTGCCTCCCTAAGCCTCTGCACTGGCTGGGAGGGGTTGCTGCTCTCCCAAGTCCCAGCTCTTGCAGGCCCAGGAGACAGGATGGAGGGGGGGGCTCACTTCCACCTCATCCTGGCCCTGGCAGGGAACTGCAGGGagctggctccaggccccgaTCTCCCATGGGGCTGGAGCACTCACCTGCCTCACCCAGCCCCAGATCAGAGGCACACACGCAGGCTCCCTGACGCTTCACAACGGACTCAGAACACCCACAGGGTGGACACAGCTAGCCGCATGCTCTGGGGGTAAAGACACATGCGAGCTGACTCAGCTGCTGCAGGAGCTCCCCTCTAAGAGCACTGGGGGTGGAGGGCCCAGTAGGGCCACCTGGGCCAGGCAGAGCCTGGCTCACTCAAACGCGCGTCTTCCTATGCACACTAACAGGAGGAAAACAAGTGTCACGGCCTCAACTGCCAGTCACCAACGTACTGTTCTCATGAATTCAAGAGGTAGCAAAAGGTCAGAAGTCTCTCCACCTTgattgggaaggaaggaaggaaagcgcAATATCTGTCCACACGCACCGagcacactacacacacacacacacacacacacacacacacacacacacacacacacacacagaaaatgaaaaagaagagtacCGACGGCTCTGGCATTGAGtccagcctcccccctccccccacaagtcCCAGACCTTCCAGTTCAAACATTCACATAAACATTACACTGgtttttctcttaataaaaaagaagtacCTCTAAACAAAGAATATTCCTCGGAAACTATAGGTAAATCACTCTCTCTCCTGAGGCAGCCGAGGCGGGGCTCGGGGCCCAGGGAAGCCTTTGGCCTAGAAGGGCTTCTGGGGCCTGGAGGGGTGGGCGCCCCTcagctggggcgggggcaggaggaCAGCTGCCCCTGTACATTCAGTCTGCAGACCCAGGCTCAGCCCCGAGGGGCCGGGAGGAAAATAAACTCTTGTTAgttttggtttaaaaaacaaaattcaaaaagaaaaaaggaacagatcaGTAGGAATAACAGCAACCTAGGCCCAGAGGGCTCTTTAGCTGTGGAGAGGTAGGCGGTGGGGGCCCCCCTGACTGTCCCAGCGCCAGTGAGCAGTGACCCCTGGCTCCAGGAAGGAgggctctgtcccctcccctccagcaccaTTCCCCGAAGAGCCAGGGTGGCCCGCACACAGACAAGCACTCGTGCATGCACACAGACACCGCCCCTGGCCACGGGGcagccctgctcctccccagcagAGGGAggcccccactgccccctgctCTGACCCAGCCTGCGGGAAAGGGGCCAGATCCCAGCAAGACCCCCATGACCCACTCCCATGGGCCCCGCAGTGGCCGTCTCGGGGAGCCAGAGGCCTGGGCGGAATCGGGAGGTAGACTGCACACCAGCAATGCACATGCGGAGCTTGGGCCCATCggcttctctcctctctcttcccttggtACAGACTGTCCATTAAAGCTCTGGGTGTGGGGGGGCTGGCTGGAGGTGCCACCAGGAGCTACCCCTGTGGGACCTGGGGGTCCTGGCCCCTCCCGCCTGGCCTCCgtgcttctttcttccttccgtTGGCTCCCGAGGGCGAGTCTGCAGAGGGCACCCTTGGGCCGGGGAGAAGGGTCTTTGGCTTCTAGGAGCTAGGAGGGGGAAGTATGCATGCGCAAGTGGCTGATGAGGTTGCGCTGCTGGGTGAACTTGCCTCCGCAGAGCTGGCACTCATAGGGCTTCTCGCCCGAGTGCACGCGCATGTGCTCAGTGAGGCGGTACTGGCGGGTGAAGCGCATGCCACACTCATCGCAGGCAAAGGGCTTCAGGCCCAGGTGGCTCCGCATGTGACGTGTCATGGTGCCGCGCTGGGTGAACATTTTGCCGCAGATGTTGCAGGGGAAGGGCCGAGTCAGCCAGTGTGTCTTCTCGTGCTGCCGCAATGTGGCAGGGTCCTTGTAGGTCTTCTCGCAGACGGAGCACTTGAAGGGCCGGGGCTCAGCAGCATAGGCCGCGCTGGGTGCCGACAGGTCCTCAGCCTCCTCCTCGGCGCCCCCGCTGCCTGTCTCGTAAGCACCCTCCTCCTTGATGAACAgctcctcctctgtgtgtgtctccacGTGGGCATTGAGCTGCTCAGAGCTGGGGAAGCCTTTGGCGCAGGGGATGCACACATACAGGTTGTCCCCATAGGACACCGTCTCGTAGCCCTCCTGCCGGTACATGTAGTGGGTACCGGCGTGGCCGCTGCCCCCCTCGCTCCCACTCTGCCCGCTGTCCTCACTTCCATCCTtgccattctcctcctcctccttgcagGAGTACGGGGGCTCCGTGTAAGGCCCACTGGGGCCACCCCCCGCAACGGTGCTGGCCAGGATGCCATTGGGAACCCTGTCCCCTAGCCCCTCGCCCTCTTCCCCAGGGCAAGGGCCCTTGGGCCCTGCTTCCCTCCGCTCAAAGGGGGACCCAACCATAGGCTCCTTCTTGCTCCATTCCTTCTTGCGGGCTGAGTGCCGCAGGCTCTTCCGGGGCTGCCCACCAGGCCCCTCCAGCAGACTCAGGTGGTTATCCTCAGACCCCTCCAGATCCATGGGCTCATTGGGGGTGCCCCCCAGCTCAGCATAAGAGGCACTGTTGGcaacaggaggggcagaggctgagAGGGGCGAGCCGTGCTGACTGTCACTCAGCTGGGCAGGGTCTTCCGGGGTCAGGGGGGGACCgggggtggcagggggcaggggagggctctTCTTGGACAGGTCCAGGCCCAGCTCCTGCTCGCAGCCCCCACTGCTCCCATTGGTGCTGCAGCTGCCCAGGCCAGCCTCCCCACTGGCGGGACAGACGGCCCGGCTCAGGCCATGCACGCCTTCCTGGCTTGAGCCTCCGAGGAAGAGCTCGTCATCTGAGCCTTTGGCCTGGGGGAGCTCCTGGGGGGTGTGGGCCCCCTTGCGTCCGTCCATGAGCCCCGGATACCGTGCCTGGATGACAGAGGCTGTGGACAGCCGCTGGCTGCGGGGAGGCCTCCCCATGCCGGTGGCACTCACCCGTCCGGAGCCAAAGGGCTTGCCGGCTCGCTTGAGTTTACGACGGCAGAGGGCTGCCAACTCGGGCAGCTGGAGGTAGCTGGCGGCAGTGAGGAGAGTGCTGAAATTGGGCTCAGCTGGCTGGTCGCTGGGCAGCAGCTTGCCCGTGTAGATGAAGTCCAGGATCTGCTGGAACACCGTGGAGCTGACCATGTCCGTGTCCAGGTTGATGAGGTTATCGTGCAGGACTAGGGACTTGAAGTAGATGCTGCTGGCAGCCAGAACATTCTTGTGGGCCCGAAAGATGGAGTTCTCCACCATGATGATGACATCACACAGAAAGCCCTTTGTCCTCTGCTGGTTCAGCTGCAACAAGAGCTGCTTGGAGTGGCTGGGCAGCTCCATGTCGGGCCCCATGTCCCCTCGCCCTGCCCACGCGTACCACCTGTGGGCAAGAACACATGGGGCATTAACCACCTGGGAGCCTCATCCAAGGGCTTGGAGACAATGTGGGGTTGCAGTGGTGCTCAGGGGGCCTCACTGGCACAGTACCCAAGCAAGGAACTCACACTACCCATCGGGGCTCATGCTGCCTGAAAAGAGACACTGGCACTGGCCCCATTTGCAccaatgagaaaaacagaaacagaggacAATGAGCGTCACGTGATGCTAAGCAGAGACAATCGGATGTGAATTTGGTTCCACAACCCAGGGTACCGTCTCCACACTCAAGTCGACCACATGCCCACAGGGGACTTAAAAATGACCAGCAGGGGACTGTGAGGTACTGGGAGGCAGTGCAGTGGGGAATAAGATGAGCAGAAGCTCCCGGGCAGGCTCACTTCCCACATGGGCATATAACTTCCTAGTTTTTAGGGCAAACTAGAAATTAAGTTTGTCAGGCTGAACCTCCCAATGTCAAATAAAGGCTCTTTCTCCTATGCAGCCGCCACCTGTGACCTCTGCTCTGCCCTGAGTGCCTCTCAAACAACCCTAGTGGCTTCCCAAATTTACAGGTTTGTCAACATCACATTCCTGCCTTCAGACACTGCAGCCCAGCCAGAGTCCCTTGCCAATGCCTGCTCCCAGCTCGGGAGGGCCCTGAGCACCCCAGCCTGGGTCGCTAGGTGCTGAGCAGAAAAGGTGGCCTGGCCAAGCCACTGGCACCATTGGGGCCCTGGGAACGGCAGCCAGCTGGCCTTGTCAGCCTGGTACAGTCACTCATTAAGTAATAGACACACAGAAACCTCTGACCTCCCTGAGAATCCTGCAGGTGGGCTTTGTAAGAGCATGCACATGGTCTCTGGGAGCAGTAATGCTCTGACCATGCACCCTCCCAAATGAGCAGCAGGACCCAAGGCACAAAGTGTGGCTCCATGCTCCCTCTGGCCCCTCACACAGGCAACTCTGTGCCATGCAGTTGACAAATGTGCTTTCACGTCTCCAAAAGTAACTGACTGCTCTGAGCCTCACCCTACCCAGGACCTCCCAGCTTCTACCAGTGTACCCAACCCAGTTCTGCCTCCCTTAGGGCAGAGCCTGAAGGGATCACGCCCATGCTGGCTTTCTGTAACACAAACACTTCCCACTCCCAGTTACCCCACACCTGCTCTGATAGACGGAAACTCTAATAACCATGCACATCCCAAAGAAGGCCTTGGAACTCACCATGAACACACATGGGTAGACAGAGCCACAAGCTAGCACTCAGGGCCTGATAGGAGGCAGCAAGCATGGGCTCAGCCAACCCAGCCAACCCAGCCTTATAAGACCGTTCAGCTGGGGCTCAGAGGCTAGAGCCCAGGTCCCAAGGGAACCTACCCTCTGTCACTCCCTGCTCCTCAGCCAGCCAGTCAGGGACAAAGAGCCCAAGGCACAGCTTCCACACTGGCAGGGACACCCAGCCCCAGGATGCCTGGTGCTCCCAGACTGGCAAGGGGCAGGCCAAGGGCAGGAGGTCCCGTCCTCCAAGAGCCTGTGAGCCACAGCAGCCCCTCCTCTGCAGGCTGAGAACAGTGggccccaacctcccctccatgCACCCCAGCACTGCATACACACAAAGAACCAGGCTGAGAACTGCAAGGCTGTGTGGGCCGCCCAGAAAGTCTTCCCccatgtctccccctccctccatcctgccAGTTCCCTGTCCCCAGCCTACCGTAGTGCCAGGGGCCCAGAAACCATGTGAGCAGCAGCCAGCGGGGGTGGCCTCCTTGAGCGCGTGGCCTCCCTGGGGGTGCATCAATGCCTGGTCACCTGGGGAGGAGAAGATGGACAGGGTCACCCAAATATACACcagcaagggagggaaggagggacagtgAAGGAGAAGGCACCTGGTGGCCCTGGAGCCCTTATTCCCAGGAAAGTCTGGGGTCTCTCTGGGTGGGACGTGAGGGGCAGCCAGGCAGAGGACGGAGGCCACAGTGCCCAGCAGTCAGGCCTGGTGGCAGGGAAGGTCACAGGTCTGGAGAGCTCACCAGGGCTgcaccctcctcccacccaagAGATTTAGGGTACTCTAAGGGGCCACCTAGGCCTGTCAGGGAGCTGGTGGCAGGCTAATTCCTCTGTAATTCCAGGCGGGCAGGCGTGGTGGCAGGAGGCCTGGGCAAGGCCCTTCCCAGGCTGGCCACATTTACATAACAAAAGGTCAAAATTGGAGGCCCTAGTGCAATGGGCTATTTATAAGAACCAGTCTCAACCGCTTCTggctctcctgcctccttcccttcctgatcTGTTCttgccacccacccccccacccccccaccccccagagggcccagccccctcctgcccagcccagcctgacCACATGGCCTCCCCTTGCAGGAGTTTCTGCAAGACAGGCCTTTCAATACCAGCCCGCCAAAGCAGCTGGCAGCTGCAGCCAGATGCGGAGGGGCTCccgctccccactcccacccaccaGAGCTGCAGATCCCTAGGATCCTGAGGTTCTGGCTTTTTGCACCCAACTCAGGCAGGTCTGGGCTCCCTTGGAatggagccaggggtgggggtggaggcctGCAGCAGCCCTAGGCCCAtccctgcctgcccttcccccacccccagggccaggGAGGCTCAGCAGGTCCCTCAGGAATGTGACCAGACCCGGGGTGCGGGGTGGCTGGGAGGCCTCAGCTCCAGCCTACCAGCTGTCTCTCTGGCCCCTAGCACAGCTCCCCTCTCATGGGGTAGCCCAGGGGTGTGGGGGAAGTGGAGAGGGGGGGGATGGTTGGTCCAGGAACCTACCCATGGCCCAGAGGGCAGCAGAACCAGCTCCGTAGGCCCAGAGGGCAGCAGAACCAGCTCCGTAGGTCCAGAGGCCTGAGGGCATCTACATTTAATGAAGGTGGCCTGGGCCCCTTGCCTGTGTAAAGAGTTCAGGCTCCCCTGCTGGGTGTTACCAGAAATGGCCAGCACAGAATAGAGCCCAGCCTTGAGAAGAGGGCAGAGACCACCTGGGCGCTGGTGAGAGCAGCCCTGAAAAATGGACAGGGAGCCACACCAATATGTTCGAGCCAACCAGACACCCACCATACAGCCTTGTGCCACTGCCTGCTCCCCACCAGATCTCAGGGCAACCCAAGCCCTGCTGAGGCATCCACACAGTGGCCTCCGcttcactatgtgccaggccctgcaaCTAGGGATTACTTGCCCTTGTGGGAGATCAGTCCAACTACAGAAAACCAGGCAGAGAGCAGGCAGCAAAACAGAACTTGAGGGCTTCCACAGGTACCCATCGCTCTAGCCGTGCCAGCCACTTCACAGCCCCGGAAAGGCACATTGACTGACCAAGTCCTCCCAGGCTGGGTCAGACAGGACTCTTCTTGAGCCCAAACTTCCCCACAGGACTGAGTAGGCTTCGCTGCACCCTCCACTGGGTGGGGCCCCGGTGGAGCTGCCTGCTGAGAATTCACAGCCAACATAGTGGGCCGCCACTATGTCTGTGAGGAGGTGACCCCTGCTGCAGGGCCAAGACCCCTGCAAGGCGttgcttcttttcttcccagCAAAAAACAGCAGAGTCCTCTGCCCTACTGTTCAACACAGGGTGTGGGAGCAGCAAGCACCTAAGCTAGAGAGGACACAGCGCCGGGGAGGCGgcgggccggggggtggggggtggcaggtaACTAGAAACGTGGCTGTGGGGACTGGCCCAGTAAGCCGGCAGTGCAACACCCCACTGGGTACATGGGTTGGTGCTCAGCCCTGGCAGGAGCCTGCAGGCTGGGATGAGGATACCTCTTGGCACCAGCTCCTGGCACCCAGCAGCCCCCTGGCAGCAGGCCCAGGCAGCGT is a window encoding:
- the HIC2 gene encoding hypermethylated in cancer 2 protein, producing the protein MVSGPLALRWYAWAGRGDMGPDMELPSHSKQLLLQLNQQRTKGFLCDVIIMVENSIFRAHKNVLAASSIYFKSLVLHDNLINLDTDMVSSTVFQQILDFIYTGKLLPSDQPAEPNFSTLLTAASYLQLPELAALCRRKLKRAGKPFGSGRVSATGMGRPPRSQRLSTASVIQARYPGLMDGRKGAHTPQELPQAKGSDDELFLGGSSQEGVHGLSRAVCPASGEAGLGSCSTNGSSGGCEQELGLDLSKKSPPLPPATPGPPLTPEDPAQLSDSQHGSPLSASAPPVANSASYAELGGTPNEPMDLEGSEDNHLSLLEGPGGQPRKSLRHSARKKEWSKKEPMVGSPFERREAGPKGPCPGEEGEGLGDRVPNGILASTVAGGGPSGPYTEPPYSCKEEEENGKDGSEDSGQSGSEGGSGHAGTHYMYRQEGYETVSYGDNLYVCIPCAKGFPSSEQLNAHVETHTEEELFIKEEGAYETGSGGAEEEAEDLSAPSAAYAAEPRPFKCSVCEKTYKDPATLRQHEKTHWLTRPFPCNICGKMFTQRGTMTRHMRSHLGLKPFACDECGMRFTRQYRLTEHMRVHSGEKPYECQLCGGKFTQQRNLISHLRMHTSPS